In the Anguilla anguilla isolate fAngAng1 chromosome 7, fAngAng1.pri, whole genome shotgun sequence genome, one interval contains:
- the LOC118232086 gene encoding high mobility group protein B2-like produces the protein MVKDVNKPKGKTSAYAFFVKTCREEHKIKSPGTSVNFAEFSKECSERWKILTAKEKGLFEDRAKVDKARYDREMRSYIPPKGSKKRKVKDPNAPKRPPSAFFVFCSEHRAALKSENPGITIGEIAKKLGEMWARQSPADKAPFEQKAAKLREKYEKDVAAYRGKGIAGQMGLPGQSLGSAKVEPMEDDDDEDDDEDDGDEDDD, from the exons ATGGTGAAAGATGTTAATAAGCCAAAGGGGAAGACATCTGCGTATGCTTTCTTCGTCAAAACATGCCGCGAGGAGCATAAGATAAAAAGTCCGGGCACATCGGTGAACTTTGCGGAGTTCTCAAAGGAATGTTCGGAGCGGTGGAAG ATCCTGACGGCAAAGGAAAAGGGCCTGTTTGAGGACAGGGCGAAAGTCGACAAAGCTCGCTACGACCGCGAGATGAGAAGCTACATACCTCCTAAAGGCTCCAAGAAAAGGAAGGTTAAGGATCCCAATGCCCCAAAGCGTCCCCC ATCCGCGTTCTTCGTGTTCTGTTCCGAGCACCGTGCGGCCCTGAAAAGCGAGAATCCGGGCATCACTATTGGAGAAATAGCGAAGAAGCTCGGAGAGATGTGGGCTAGACAATCACCCGCAGACAAGGCCCCGTTTGAGCAGAAGGCTGCAAAACTGAGGGAGAAATATGAGAAG GATGTTGCAGCCTATCGTGGAAAGGGCATTGCTGGCCAAATGGGACTCCCAGGTCAATCACTGGGGTCAGCCAAGGTCGAACCAATGGAGGATGACGATGAcgaagatgatgatgaggacGACGGTGACGAAGATGACGATTAA
- the LOC118232084 gene encoding N-acetylgalactosaminyltransferase 7-like isoform X1: MRLKIGFILRSLFVTGTLFFLVVLWSSLLPKSNDESHRVEKKDAVNALPDAKNSVLGKFKPVVPWPHVEGVEVDLESMRQKNKGHNEVQQKLKGGVQNLANVMQKQYATFKPHTHVYSEPVLKSGELGNLEPKAPERPGVPGGPGEEAKAFVLGPEYKESIQASIKEFGFNMVASDMISLDRSVNDLRHEECKYWHYDENLLTSSVIIVFHNEGWSTLMRTVHSVIKRTPNKYLAEIVLIDDYSNKEQLKSRLDDYIKQWNGLVKVFRNQKREGLIQARSIGAREAKLGQVLIYLDAHCEVGINWYAPLVAPISKDRTVCTVPLIDAISGQTYDIQPQGGGDEDGFARGAWDWSMLWKRVPLTSKEKEKRLTRTEPYRSPAMAGGLFAIERDYFFELGLYDPGLQIWGGENFEISYKIWQCGGKLLFVPCSRIGHVYRLHGWQGNPPPAHVGSSPTLKNYVRVVEVWWDEYKDYFYASRPETQTLAYGDISELKKFREEHQCKSFKWFMEEIAYDIPVHYPLPPKIVEWGEIRGYETSYCIDSMGHTDGGSLEIGPCHRMGGNQLFRINEGNQLMQNGQCVTEGPDGSAVIITNCKTNQYTEWKYFKDLHRFTHIPTSKCLDRSEVLHKVFIATCDESKTTQKWEMNNIVAV; the protein is encoded by the exons ATGAGGTTAAAAATCGGATTTATTCTTCGAAGTCTATTTGTCACGGGGACATTATTTTTCCTAGTTGTGCTTTGGTCTTCCCTCCTTCCAAAATCAAACGACGAATCGCATCGAGTG gaaaaaaaagatgcagtTAATGCTTTGCCCGATGCCAAGAATTCAGTTTTGGGCAAATTTAAGCCGGTGGTGCCATGGCCCCATGTGGAGGGGGTTGAAGTTGACCTGGAGTCCATGCGGCAGAAGAACAAAGGGCACAACGAGGTCCAGCAGAAGCTTAAAGGGGGTGTGCAGAACTTGGCGAACGTGATGCAGAAGCAGTACGCCACCTTTAAGCCTCACACCCACGTGTACTCCGAGCCGGTTCTGAAGAGCGGCGAGCTGGGTAACCTGGAGCCGAAGGCGCCAGAGCGCCCCGGTGTCCCCGGGGGACCGGGGGAGGAGGCCAAGGCCTTTGTTCTGGGGCCAGAGTACAAGGAGTCCATCCAGGCCAGCATCAAAGAGTTCGGCTTCAACATGGTGGCCAGCGACATGATATCCCTGGATCGCAGCGTTAACGACTTGCGCCATGAGGA GTGTAAGTACTGGCATTACGATGAAAACCTGCTCACCTCCAGCGTCATCATCGTCTTTCACAACGAAGGGTGGTCCACCCTCATGAGGACGGTGCACAGTGTGATCAAGAGAACGCCCAACAAATATCTGGCTGAAATAGTGCTGATCGATGACTACAGCAATAAAG AGCAACTGAAAAGCAGGCTGGATGACTACATCAAGCAGTGGAATGGGCTGGTGAAGGTGTTCCGCAACCAGAAGAGGGAGGGGCTAATTCAGGCCCGGAGCATAGGCGCCCGGGAAGCCAAGCTCGGCCAG GTGCTGATCTACCTGGACGCGCACTGTGAAGTGGGAATTAACTGGTACGCCCCACTGGTGGCTCCCATTTCCAAAGACAG aactgtATGCACAGTGCCGCTCATTGACGCCATAAGTGGTCAGACTTACGACATTCAGCCACAAGGGGGCGGTGATGAGGACGGCTTTGCGAGAGGAGCATGGGACTGGAGCATGCTGTGGAAGCGTGTGCCTCTGACTagcaaggagaaggagaagaggctAACTAGAACCGAGCCTTATCG ATCTCCTGCTATGGCTGGTGGACTTTTTGCTATTGAGAGAGATTATTTCTTTGAACTGGGTCTCTATGACCCTGGTCTTCAGATCTGGGGAGGAGAAAACTTTGAGATTTCCTACaag ATCTGGCAGTGCGGAGGGAAGCTGCTTTTCGTTCCCTGCTCCCGGATCGGGCACGTGTATCGCCTGCACGGTTGGCAAGGCAACCCGCCGCCTGCGCACGTGGGCTCCTCCCCCACGCTGAAG AACTATGTCCGTGTAGTAGAAGTATGGTGGGATGAATACAAGGACTACTTTTATGCCAGTCGACCTGAAACTCAGACCTTGGCCTACGGAGACATCAGCGAGCTGAAGAAGTTCCGGGAGGAGCATCAGTGCAAAAGCTTCAAGTGGTTCATGGAGGAGATCGCCTATGACATCCCAGTTCACTACCCTCTGCCTCCCAAGATCGTTGAATGGGGAGAG ATTCGAGGGTATGAAACCAGCTACTGCATAGACAGCATGGGTCACACCGATGGGGGAAGCCTGGAGATAGGGCCCTGCCACAGGATGGGGGGAAACCAG CTTTTCAGAATAAATGAAGGCAACCAGCTTATGCAGAATGGCCAGTGCGTGACTGAAGGGCCAGATGGGTCCGCAGTCATCATAACTAATTGCAAAACTAACCAGTACACAGAGTGGAAGTACTTCAAG GATCTTCACAGATTCACGCATATCCCCACGAGTAAATGCTTGGATCGATCAGAGGTCCTGCACAAGGTCTTCATCGCCACGTGTGATGAGAGCAAAACCACACAGAAGTGGGAAATGAACAATATTGTGGCAGTTTGA
- the LOC118232084 gene encoding N-acetylgalactosaminyltransferase 7-like isoform X2: MRLKIGFILRSLFVTGTLFFLVVLWSSLLPKSNDESHRVEKKDAVNALPDAKNSVLGKFKPVVPWPHVEGVEVDLESMRQKNKGHNEVQQKLKGGVQNLANVMQKQYATFKPHTHVYSEPVLKSGELGNLEPKAPERPGVPGGPGEEAKAFVLGPEYKESIQASIKEFGFNMVASDMISLDRSVNDLRHEECKYWHYDENLLTSSVIIVFHNEGWSTLMRTVHSVIKRTPNKYLAEIVLIDDYSNKEQLKSRLDDYIKQWNGLVKVFRNQKREGLIQARSIGAREAKLGQVLIYLDAHCEVGINWYAPLVAPISKDRTVCTVPLIDYIDGNDYTTEPQRGGDEDGLARGAWDWSLLWKRVPLSGKEKSIRKHNSEPYRSPAMAGGLFAIERDYFFELGLYDPGLQIWGGENFEISYKIWQCGGKLLFVPCSRIGHVYRLHGWQGNPPPAHVGSSPTLKNYVRVVEVWWDEYKDYFYASRPETQTLAYGDISELKKFREEHQCKSFKWFMEEIAYDIPVHYPLPPKIVEWGEIRGYETSYCIDSMGHTDGGSLEIGPCHRMGGNQLFRINEGNQLMQNGQCVTEGPDGSAVIITNCKTNQYTEWKYFKDLHRFTHIPTSKCLDRSEVLHKVFIATCDESKTTQKWEMNNIVAV; the protein is encoded by the exons ATGAGGTTAAAAATCGGATTTATTCTTCGAAGTCTATTTGTCACGGGGACATTATTTTTCCTAGTTGTGCTTTGGTCTTCCCTCCTTCCAAAATCAAACGACGAATCGCATCGAGTG gaaaaaaaagatgcagtTAATGCTTTGCCCGATGCCAAGAATTCAGTTTTGGGCAAATTTAAGCCGGTGGTGCCATGGCCCCATGTGGAGGGGGTTGAAGTTGACCTGGAGTCCATGCGGCAGAAGAACAAAGGGCACAACGAGGTCCAGCAGAAGCTTAAAGGGGGTGTGCAGAACTTGGCGAACGTGATGCAGAAGCAGTACGCCACCTTTAAGCCTCACACCCACGTGTACTCCGAGCCGGTTCTGAAGAGCGGCGAGCTGGGTAACCTGGAGCCGAAGGCGCCAGAGCGCCCCGGTGTCCCCGGGGGACCGGGGGAGGAGGCCAAGGCCTTTGTTCTGGGGCCAGAGTACAAGGAGTCCATCCAGGCCAGCATCAAAGAGTTCGGCTTCAACATGGTGGCCAGCGACATGATATCCCTGGATCGCAGCGTTAACGACTTGCGCCATGAGGA GTGTAAGTACTGGCATTACGATGAAAACCTGCTCACCTCCAGCGTCATCATCGTCTTTCACAACGAAGGGTGGTCCACCCTCATGAGGACGGTGCACAGTGTGATCAAGAGAACGCCCAACAAATATCTGGCTGAAATAGTGCTGATCGATGACTACAGCAATAAAG AGCAACTGAAAAGCAGGCTGGATGACTACATCAAGCAGTGGAATGGGCTGGTGAAGGTGTTCCGCAACCAGAAGAGGGAGGGGCTAATTCAGGCCCGGAGCATAGGCGCCCGGGAAGCCAAGCTCGGCCAG GTGCTGATCTACCTGGACGCGCACTGTGAAGTGGGAATTAACTGGTACGCCCCACTGGTGGCTCCCATTTCCAAAGACAG AACCGTATGCACAGTTCCGTTAATAGATTACATAGACGGCAATGATTATACCACAGAACCGCAGCGAGGTGGGGATGAAGACGGTTTGGCCCGGGGTGCCTGGGACTGGAGTTTGTTGTGGAAACGGGTGCCACTAAGCGGCAAGGAAAAGTCTATAAGGAAGCATAACAGTGAGCCTTACCG ATCTCCTGCTATGGCTGGTGGACTTTTTGCTATTGAGAGAGATTATTTCTTTGAACTGGGTCTCTATGACCCTGGTCTTCAGATCTGGGGAGGAGAAAACTTTGAGATTTCCTACaag ATCTGGCAGTGCGGAGGGAAGCTGCTTTTCGTTCCCTGCTCCCGGATCGGGCACGTGTATCGCCTGCACGGTTGGCAAGGCAACCCGCCGCCTGCGCACGTGGGCTCCTCCCCCACGCTGAAG AACTATGTCCGTGTAGTAGAAGTATGGTGGGATGAATACAAGGACTACTTTTATGCCAGTCGACCTGAAACTCAGACCTTGGCCTACGGAGACATCAGCGAGCTGAAGAAGTTCCGGGAGGAGCATCAGTGCAAAAGCTTCAAGTGGTTCATGGAGGAGATCGCCTATGACATCCCAGTTCACTACCCTCTGCCTCCCAAGATCGTTGAATGGGGAGAG ATTCGAGGGTATGAAACCAGCTACTGCATAGACAGCATGGGTCACACCGATGGGGGAAGCCTGGAGATAGGGCCCTGCCACAGGATGGGGGGAAACCAG CTTTTCAGAATAAATGAAGGCAACCAGCTTATGCAGAATGGCCAGTGCGTGACTGAAGGGCCAGATGGGTCCGCAGTCATCATAACTAATTGCAAAACTAACCAGTACACAGAGTGGAAGTACTTCAAG GATCTTCACAGATTCACGCATATCCCCACGAGTAAATGCTTGGATCGATCAGAGGTCCTGCACAAGGTCTTCATCGCCACGTGTGATGAGAGCAAAACCACACAGAAGTGGGAAATGAACAATATTGTGGCAGTTTGA